In Shouchella patagoniensis, the following are encoded in one genomic region:
- a CDS encoding polysaccharide deacetylase family protein, whose product MKQKWVHIMFCCTVVVLAYGAIQNPFSLQYIEAVKTNADIMVETAEDPLYQKVVDHAEKVNINAVDARIDKVWKALPGYNGLEVDVKQSYDKMKESGIFSQSKLVFKETKPTVHLNDLPPAPTYKGHSEKPMVAFLVNVAWGNEYLPDMLTVLKSYDVKATFFLDGSWVKKNPQLAIMIKEEGHEIGNHAYSHPHMNTLTTAKIDEEIRKTNEVIEATLDVTPTWFAPPSGEFNQSVVERANAQQMRTILWTVDTIDWKKPEPSTMVDRVVAKMEAGSMLLMHPTESSAKGLEAMIRGVQAKNLQLGTVSELMDETRIARKMEVDSNGGTKRD is encoded by the coding sequence ATGAAGCAAAAATGGGTTCATATCATGTTCTGTTGTACAGTTGTCGTTCTCGCATATGGCGCTATTCAAAATCCATTCTCGTTACAGTATATAGAAGCAGTTAAAACGAATGCTGACATAATGGTTGAAACAGCAGAAGATCCTCTTTATCAAAAGGTTGTCGATCATGCAGAAAAAGTGAATATTAATGCAGTTGATGCACGAATTGATAAAGTCTGGAAAGCTCTTCCTGGTTATAATGGACTAGAGGTTGACGTGAAACAATCCTATGATAAGATGAAAGAATCTGGGATATTCAGCCAATCTAAGTTGGTTTTTAAAGAAACGAAACCAACGGTTCATTTAAATGATTTGCCGCCGGCACCTACATATAAGGGGCATAGTGAAAAACCGATGGTGGCATTTTTAGTTAACGTCGCATGGGGGAACGAATACTTGCCGGATATGTTAACAGTACTGAAATCGTATGATGTAAAAGCAACCTTTTTTTTGGATGGATCATGGGTAAAGAAAAATCCACAGTTGGCTATAATGATAAAAGAAGAAGGCCATGAAATTGGAAACCACGCTTATTCTCATCCGCATATGAACACACTTACTACAGCAAAAATTGATGAAGAAATTCGGAAAACAAATGAGGTCATTGAAGCGACGCTTGATGTAACGCCGACGTGGTTTGCTCCACCAAGTGGAGAATTTAATCAATCAGTCGTTGAGCGTGCAAATGCCCAACAAATGCGCACAATTCTTTGGACCGTCGATACAATCGATTGGAAAAAGCCGGAGCCATCGACTATGGTCGATCGTGTCGTAGCGAAAATGGAAGCTGGATCAATGCTGCTAATGCACCCAACAGAATCATCAGCAAAGGGATTAGAAGCAATGATTCGTGGTGTCCAAGCGAAGAATTTGCAATTAGGAACTGTTAGTGAACTAATGGATGAAACACGCATAGCAAGAAAAATGGAAGTAGACAGCAATGGGGGTACAAAACGTGATTAA
- a CDS encoding M16 family metallopeptidase yields the protein MINKKTLPNGVRIMAEKNDTVRSVAMGIWVKTGSRNEEAVENGISHFIEHMLFKGTETRSSQEIAEAFDRIGGQVNAFTAKEYTCYYAKVLDEHARIAVDVLQDMFFHSVFDEKEIEREKNVVLEEIRMVEDTPDDLVHDLLSEASFGRATLANPILGTEETLRTFNKKQIRTYMDRFYTGDHVVISVAGHYDEALIDEIEEIFSEVKPSTHLFEIPAAEFVPIHKFRYKETEQAHICLAYPGLEIGSDDAFGLVLLNNALGGSMSSRLFQKIREEQGLCYSVFSYHSSYEKIGTTTLYAGTQLAQLPQLTEAMAGVVNEFQLNGLTKKELDNGKEQLKGNIMLGLESTNSRMSRNGKNEMLLEKHKSLDELLDDINSVSLEKVNELARSLFETSPALSIVSSSEIMPQTVYSS from the coding sequence GTGATTAATAAAAAAACGCTACCAAATGGCGTGCGCATCATGGCTGAAAAAAATGATACAGTCCGTTCAGTGGCAATGGGTATATGGGTTAAAACTGGCTCTCGTAATGAAGAAGCAGTGGAAAATGGGATTTCACATTTTATAGAGCACATGCTATTTAAAGGCACAGAAACTCGAAGCTCGCAGGAAATTGCTGAAGCTTTTGATCGAATAGGTGGCCAAGTTAATGCGTTCACCGCGAAGGAATATACGTGTTATTATGCTAAAGTACTTGATGAACATGCGCGCATAGCGGTAGATGTGTTGCAAGATATGTTTTTTCATTCTGTATTTGATGAAAAAGAAATCGAACGGGAAAAGAACGTTGTTCTTGAAGAGATTCGTATGGTAGAAGATACTCCTGATGATTTAGTTCACGACCTGTTGAGTGAAGCGTCTTTTGGAAGGGCAACGCTTGCTAACCCTATATTAGGAACGGAAGAAACACTTCGTACGTTTAATAAAAAACAAATACGGACATATATGGATCGCTTTTATACAGGAGACCATGTTGTGATCTCTGTTGCTGGCCATTACGATGAAGCGTTAATTGATGAGATTGAAGAAATCTTTTCAGAGGTAAAACCCTCCACTCATTTATTTGAGATACCAGCCGCAGAGTTTGTTCCCATTCATAAATTCCGGTATAAAGAAACGGAGCAGGCGCATATTTGTTTAGCGTATCCTGGGTTGGAGATAGGTTCAGATGACGCGTTTGGTCTTGTTTTACTTAATAATGCGTTAGGCGGAAGCATGTCAAGTAGACTATTTCAAAAGATAAGAGAAGAACAAGGTTTATGTTACTCCGTTTTTTCCTACCATTCTTCTTACGAAAAAATAGGCACTACGACATTATATGCAGGTACACAGCTTGCGCAGTTACCACAACTCACTGAAGCGATGGCAGGAGTAGTGAACGAGTTTCAACTAAATGGACTTACTAAGAAAGAACTCGATAATGGAAAAGAACAACTAAAGGGTAATATTATGCTTGGTTTAGAGTCTACGAATAGTCGCATGAGTCGTAACGGAAAAAATGAAATGCTTCTTGAAAAACACAAAAGCCTCGATGAGCTTTTAGATGATATTAACAGCGTTTCACTTGAAAAAGTGAATGAGTTAGCGCGTAGTTTATTTGAAACGAGTCCAGCTTTATCGATCGTCTCATCAAGTGAAATAATGCCGCAAACGGTTTATAGTAGCTAG
- the dapA gene encoding 4-hydroxy-tetrahydrodipicolinate synthase, with the protein MKPTGKFGPVWTAMVTPFTEGGDIDFEACGRLIDYLIETGTDVLVVAGTTGESPLLKDKEKIELFRYCVQYSKGRVPIVAGTGSNSTKASIALTQEAEQVGVDGVMLVTPYYNKPSQHGLVAHFSAVADKTALPVMLYNVPGRTGINMEAQTTIELSKHANIRAIKEASGNLDQIAAIIEYTDESFAVYSGDDGIALPVLALGGDGVVSVAAHVIGRELKGLVQAFQAGERKIAADTHRKLLPVMKAMFLAPNPTCVKYSLNKIGVHVGEVQLPLIPLNNQEEKLVDLALESLK; encoded by the coding sequence GTGAAACCTACGGGGAAATTTGGACCAGTTTGGACGGCAATGGTAACGCCTTTTACTGAAGGTGGAGACATTGATTTTGAAGCTTGTGGTCGATTAATAGATTATTTAATTGAAACAGGCACCGATGTATTAGTAGTAGCAGGTACAACCGGCGAATCGCCGCTGCTTAAGGATAAAGAGAAGATCGAGCTGTTTCGTTATTGTGTTCAATATAGTAAAGGGCGGGTGCCTATCGTTGCTGGCACAGGATCAAATAGTACAAAAGCTTCAATTGCCCTTACTCAAGAAGCAGAACAGGTTGGAGTCGATGGCGTTATGCTTGTGACTCCTTACTACAATAAGCCGTCACAACATGGTTTAGTTGCTCACTTTAGCGCTGTAGCTGACAAAACTGCGTTACCTGTCATGTTATACAATGTTCCAGGACGCACGGGAATTAACATGGAAGCACAAACGACGATCGAGTTGTCAAAACATGCCAATATTAGGGCTATTAAAGAAGCGAGTGGGAATTTAGACCAAATCGCAGCAATTATTGAGTACACAGATGAGTCATTTGCTGTGTATAGTGGTGATGATGGCATCGCCCTCCCTGTATTGGCACTCGGTGGGGACGGGGTCGTTTCTGTTGCTGCTCATGTGATTGGTCGAGAGTTAAAAGGGCTCGTGCAGGCATTCCAAGCTGGTGAACGGAAAATTGCCGCAGATACTCACCGTAAGCTTTTGCCTGTTATGAAGGCCATGTTTTTAGCTCCAAATCCAACATGTGTGAAATATTCTCTAAATAAAATAGGAGTTCATGTAGGTGAGGTACAGTTGCCGCTGATTCCCTTAAATAATCAAGAGGAAAAACTTGTGGATCTAGCACTAGAATCATTAAAGTAA
- the dapG gene encoding aspartate kinase: MKIIVQKFGGTSVKTSETRLQAIRHVQKAVNDGYKVVVVVSAMGRNGDPYATDTLLSLVNKAHISKREQDLLVSCGETISAVVFSELLNSHGVLSEAMSGARAGFRTNEEFQNAKIKEMKCDHLLKRLEAVDVVVVTGFQGQSSGGETTTLGRGGSDTSATALGAAVHAEWVDIFTDVEGVMTADPRIVRDARALETMSYNEICNMAYQGAKVIHPRAVEIAMQAKIPIRIRSTYSDSEGTLVTSGLSGQGMDVSERLITGIAHVSNVTQIKVAAKEGQFDLQENVFKSMAKSSISVDFINISPGGVTYTVNDEAADEADHVLRGLGYKPELRRGCAKVSAVGAGMTGVPGVAAKIVSALSGENVQILQSADSHTTIWVLVKNEDMEKAVNALHKMFQLNEVIA; this comes from the coding sequence ATGAAGATCATTGTTCAAAAATTTGGCGGAACGTCCGTTAAAACATCAGAGACCAGGCTGCAAGCGATACGCCACGTACAAAAAGCAGTTAATGATGGATATAAAGTTGTAGTAGTCGTTTCAGCTATGGGTAGAAACGGAGATCCTTATGCGACCGATACTCTATTATCTCTTGTGAATAAAGCACATATTTCTAAACGAGAACAAGATTTGCTCGTTTCATGCGGTGAAACGATCTCTGCAGTGGTTTTCTCAGAGCTTTTAAATTCTCATGGTGTGCTAAGTGAAGCAATGAGTGGAGCACGAGCTGGTTTTCGTACGAACGAGGAATTTCAAAATGCCAAGATTAAAGAAATGAAATGTGACCATTTGTTAAAAAGACTTGAGGCCGTTGATGTTGTTGTTGTGACTGGTTTTCAAGGTCAATCTTCAGGTGGAGAAACAACGACACTTGGCAGAGGTGGTAGTGATACGTCTGCAACAGCACTTGGTGCTGCTGTCCATGCAGAATGGGTTGATATCTTTACCGATGTTGAAGGTGTCATGACTGCAGATCCAAGAATTGTTAGAGATGCAAGAGCACTTGAAACGATGTCGTATAATGAAATTTGTAATATGGCTTATCAAGGAGCAAAAGTCATTCATCCAAGAGCGGTGGAAATCGCAATGCAGGCAAAAATTCCAATTCGTATTCGCTCTACGTACTCTGATTCGGAAGGGACACTTGTTACTTCTGGCTTATCAGGTCAGGGGATGGATGTTAGCGAACGTTTAATCACAGGAATTGCCCATGTATCTAATGTTACACAAATTAAAGTAGCAGCAAAAGAGGGACAGTTTGATCTACAAGAGAATGTGTTTAAATCAATGGCAAAATCAAGTATAAGCGTTGATTTTATTAACATTAGCCCTGGTGGCGTTACCTACACTGTTAACGATGAGGCTGCTGATGAGGCTGATCATGTGTTACGCGGTCTTGGTTATAAACCGGAGCTACGACGAGGGTGTGCAAAAGTATCAGCTGTTGGTGCTGGTATGACGGGCGTTCCAGGGGTAGCTGCAAAAATTGTCAGTGCTTTAAGCGGGGAAAACGTACAAATTTTGCAGTCCGCTGACTCACATACAACGATTTGGGTTCTTGTAAAAAACGAAGATATGGAAAAAGCAGTTAATGCGCTACACAAAATGTTTCAACTAAATGAAGTCATCGCGTAA
- a CDS encoding YlmC/YmxH family sporulation protein, with amino-acid sequence MRLSEIANKEIIDFEKGERLGVLGQTDVMFDEQTGEIHAFIVPTTRWYQFSKKEKDVTVYWQQIKKIGQDMIIIETDSLS; translated from the coding sequence ATGAGGCTTAGCGAAATTGCTAACAAAGAAATCATTGATTTTGAAAAAGGGGAACGGCTAGGTGTTCTTGGTCAAACGGACGTGATGTTTGATGAGCAAACCGGCGAAATCCATGCATTTATCGTTCCAACAACAAGATGGTATCAATTTAGTAAAAAAGAAAAAGATGTAACCGTGTATTGGCAACAAATTAAAAAGATTGGTCAAGATATGATCATTATTGAAACTGACAGCCTGTCCTAA
- the dpaA gene encoding dipicolinic acid synthetase subunit A yields the protein MLTGIHVVMIGGDARQLEIIRKLSSLDARISLVGFEQLNDGFIGASKQELSEIEWPSVDAILLPVGGLSNDGVINSVFSNETLTLEATQLSKTPKSCTIYTGIISDQLEKMAKQSKCQMIALMDRDDVAIYNSIPTAEGAVMLAIQHTDITIHNANVSVLGLGRIGMTIAKTFKALGANVSVGVREKANLARAFELGMKPFSIENIKEAMKSADLVINTIPAKVVTSNVLTEMKQHAFILDLASKPGGVDFDYAEKRGLKAMLVPGLPGMVAPKTSGKILAGVLSDLLLEQTQS from the coding sequence ATGTTAACAGGAATTCATGTGGTCATGATAGGCGGAGATGCCAGGCAGCTTGAGATTATTCGCAAACTTTCATCATTAGATGCGAGAATCTCATTAGTCGGTTTTGAGCAATTAAACGATGGGTTTATCGGTGCGAGCAAACAAGAACTATCGGAAATTGAATGGCCTTCAGTGGATGCGATCTTGTTACCTGTAGGTGGGCTCTCAAATGACGGAGTAATCAATAGTGTTTTTTCGAATGAAACATTGACATTGGAAGCAACGCAGTTGAGCAAAACGCCAAAAAGTTGCACGATTTACACCGGCATAATCTCTGATCAGTTAGAAAAAATGGCAAAGCAATCCAAGTGCCAAATGATTGCACTAATGGACCGTGATGATGTAGCGATTTACAATTCAATTCCGACGGCTGAGGGAGCTGTTATGTTAGCCATTCAGCATACTGACATAACTATTCACAATGCGAATGTATCCGTCCTTGGTCTTGGGCGAATTGGCATGACAATTGCTAAGACGTTTAAAGCTCTTGGAGCGAATGTATCCGTTGGTGTACGAGAAAAAGCTAATTTGGCGAGGGCATTTGAACTTGGGATGAAGCCTTTCTCAATCGAAAACATTAAAGAAGCCATGAAGTCCGCAGATTTAGTCATCAATACGATTCCGGCAAAAGTCGTTACTTCAAATGTATTAACAGAAATGAAGCAGCATGCGTTTATTTTAGATTTAGCTTCAAAGCCTGGTGGGGTAGATTTTGATTATGCCGAAAAAAGAGGGTTAAAAGCAATGCTTGTACCAGGGCTTCCAGGAATGGTTGCTCCGAAGACATCGGGAAAAATATTAGCAGGTGTTTTAAGTGATTTGTTGCTTGAACAAACTCAATCGTAA
- the asd gene encoding aspartate-semialdehyde dehydrogenase, whose translation MNEQKYHLAVVGATGAVGQQMLKTLEERDFPIASLKLLSSKRSAGKQLLFKGTTYTVEEASPESFKGIQLALFSAGGSVSKALIPEAIKHGAVCVDNTSAFRMDEGVPLVVPEVNEEDLKDHKGVIANPNCSTIQMVVALEPIRQKLGLNKVIVSTYQAVSGAGLEAVEEMEHQTQAILNGDEAKAEILPVGGDKKHYQIAFNAVPQIDLFQENGYTFEEMKMINETKKIMHLPSLEVAATCVRLPIETGHSESIYFETDKAGASIKDIHNLLAGAPGVTLQDNPAEQLYPMVTTSVGKNDVFVGRVRRDLDRDNGYHAWVVSDNLLKGAAWNSVQIAESLVKLNLLNK comes from the coding sequence ATGAACGAACAAAAGTATCATTTAGCAGTAGTAGGTGCAACTGGAGCAGTTGGCCAGCAAATGCTCAAGACATTGGAGGAACGCGATTTTCCAATTGCGAGTTTAAAGCTCTTATCTTCGAAAAGGTCAGCAGGTAAACAACTTTTATTTAAAGGAACGACTTATACCGTAGAAGAGGCTAGTCCAGAATCGTTTAAAGGCATTCAATTGGCTTTATTTTCTGCTGGCGGTTCTGTGTCGAAAGCACTTATCCCAGAAGCGATTAAACATGGAGCGGTTTGCGTAGATAATACAAGCGCATTTCGAATGGATGAAGGTGTTCCTCTTGTAGTTCCAGAGGTGAATGAAGAGGATTTAAAAGATCATAAAGGTGTAATTGCTAACCCAAACTGCTCAACCATTCAAATGGTTGTTGCACTAGAGCCAATTCGCCAAAAACTCGGTTTAAATAAAGTGATCGTTTCGACTTATCAAGCTGTCTCTGGAGCTGGTTTAGAAGCTGTCGAAGAAATGGAACATCAAACGCAAGCAATCTTAAATGGCGATGAGGCAAAAGCAGAGATACTGCCAGTTGGTGGAGACAAAAAGCATTATCAAATTGCTTTTAATGCAGTTCCGCAAATAGATTTGTTCCAAGAAAATGGGTATACGTTTGAAGAAATGAAAATGATTAACGAAACGAAAAAAATTATGCACTTGCCAAGTCTGGAAGTGGCTGCAACATGCGTTCGTCTTCCAATTGAAACTGGTCATTCAGAGTCTATTTATTTTGAAACAGATAAAGCGGGAGCAAGTATCAAAGATATTCATAACCTTCTTGCAGGAGCGCCTGGCGTAACGCTTCAAGATAATCCGGCAGAACAATTATATCCGATGGTCACAACCTCTGTCGGCAAAAATGATGTTTTTGTTGGTAGAGTACGTCGTGATCTTGATCGGGACAATGGTTATCATGCCTGGGTTGTTTCTGATAATCTACTAAAAGGGGCAGCTTGGAACTCGGTTCAGATTGCAGAGAGCTTAGTTAAGCTGAACCTTTTGAATAAGTGA
- the dpaB gene encoding dipicolinate synthase subunit B, whose product MLTGKHIGIGLTGSHCTFDAVYPQIEKLVKLGAKVTPFLTFTVETTDTKFGDSNDWMARLKSITSEPFVNSMVKAEPFGPKTPLDLMIIAPMTGNSISKFANAMTDSPVLMGAKSTLRNGKPVLLGISTNDGLGLNGMNIMRLMATKNIYFIPYGQDDYVKKPNSLVADMEQLIPAAEAALVNTQIQPVLMHQKEK is encoded by the coding sequence ATGCTAACAGGGAAGCACATAGGAATCGGGTTAACTGGCTCGCATTGTACATTTGATGCTGTTTATCCGCAAATCGAAAAGTTAGTAAAGCTAGGAGCGAAAGTGACCCCTTTTTTGACATTTACAGTTGAAACGACTGATACAAAATTTGGTGATAGTAATGACTGGATGGCACGTTTAAAAAGTATAACGAGTGAACCTTTTGTTAATTCAATGGTAAAAGCAGAGCCATTTGGACCTAAAACGCCTCTTGATTTAATGATTATTGCTCCAATGACAGGTAATTCAATTTCCAAATTTGCTAATGCGATGACGGATAGTCCTGTTCTTATGGGAGCCAAATCAACACTACGTAACGGCAAACCTGTATTGCTAGGAATTTCGACAAATGATGGACTTGGCTTAAATGGAATGAATATTATGAGATTAATGGCTACAAAAAATATATACTTCATTCCTTATGGTCAAGATGATTATGTGAAAAAGCCTAACTCACTTGTTGCCGATATGGAACAGCTGATTCCTGCTGCGGAAGCAGCACTTGTAAACACTCAGATTCAGCCCGTTCTTATGCACCAAAAAGAAAAATAG